ATCATTTTTTGGATGGAGATTTACTGAAGGTGAAAGAGACAAGGAGCTTCTGGCTTTCTTCATCAAACTTCTCAAGATCAGTTGAGAAAACAATTTCATCAGCAAATCTATTTAAGCAGCAGTATGGACGCTATTGACggtaatggtaaatggctttgtttttgtatagcgcttctctagtcttgatgaccactcaaagcgctttacagtacagttctacattcacccattcacacacacattcatacagtgcatctattcgcagcacttagttattctatggggggccattcggtgttcagcatcttgcccaaggacacttcggcgtgcagatgggtcagactggggatcgaactgccgaccttcaggttggaggacgaccactctacccctcagccacagccgcccatctTGATCACATCTCATGAAGTCTAATTCACCTGCAGTTGTTCACCCTTGtatattatttaaagaaatgtccCTTCAGGGTGGTATTGCCTTATTTAGTTGTGTACAGATGCAAATGAATGTTGATGGGTTCGATCTTATTGTTTGCTAGCCAATGCTGTTCTCTTGtaattttattaaatttcaattttcaattttttggaCCACAGAATCGAAGGCTTTAGAAAACCTTTTAGGACATGCTCTATTTAGCTGCTCCAGTCTTTTCATCATGATCACAGAGTTCAACTACTGTTTGAAGAGTCAAGAACCTGAGGTTCCAAGATCAGTTCTCAATAACTGCGAAAACTCTTTATAATAAACTCTGATATGTTCAGTCTGTGATTTAACAAAAGGCAGAAGGCTGATGTTTGGGCTGCATAGCATGACCCAATGATGAGGCGGTGAGGATTTATTTCCACATGTTTCTGTATGTAAACAACTTGTCAGACTTTGATAAATTAGTCCTAAATCTTCTGATATGATGTAGCCTCAACAATTTCACACAATCAATCTTGATTCTGACATGTTTACTGCAAAGTGTCATCATGTGGGCCTGTGTCTATCAGTCTGGTGTGTGGTGAGGATCACGTCGTGTAACCATGCTCAGTCCAGCAGTCAGAAGGGGAAAGGTGTGATATTaattgatataatttttttatgctTACAGAGGCTAAAAATCAcacatctctctatctatcaatcaaatgtcatgACCTCATGAATCAGGGAGGAACACGCACGATGTGTTGACTGGTTTTCAATTTTACTAACACTTTATATCATACGTGTTTTGCATGGATAGTCCATGGGACCACTGGCCTCAAGTCATGAGATCAGTACTGGGAAAATTTTTCTTACTAGAACCAAAGATGACGTCAAAGTTTTTTGCCAAAACCCCCCAAATTATAaatctatataatataatagtaTGTATATATGAATAGATCGAATGAATATAAAGATCATCCTTGCTGTTCTTGTGGACTCTGattaattgtaaaaaaaaaaaaactagatttgAAAGGTATTGAGGGCTGTGCTGTTGGTTTCTGATTTTCTGATTTTTTTGGAAATTGTTGTAGTGCTGTATGTTTGAGATAGTTTTTTTGGCAGTTAAAGGTTGTATTctaccacagactgtatatatacatggaCAACGCGTCTAGAGCTAAAACACTTGAACATAGCCTACATCCGTGTGGTAacaactacctaaactctacgGATTGAAACTTTATAGGCCCCTGGTTTGAGGAGAAAGTTTGAACAAACTTAAATTAACAAAAGAAGTGAAAGAGTAAAAACGTTGAGACTTTGCATCGGGAAATCTTCACTAACATCAAGGAGACACCAGTCTTTCCCAACTCATCGGTGAGCAGCAGCTATCCCAGGGAGTTTATACACAGAGGGGTTCTGAGTGTGTGAAGACCAGCCAAAATCAACCTGAGCCATCAATGTTAATGACTTTCTACTGTgcagtagatgtgtgtgtgcggccaTGTGATGGCAGGAACACTTGACTGGAGTGCTGCAATCTTTGAGCTGCTGAAGAAACGCCGGGAGGACGAGCAGCGGAGAGTAGAGATACAGGAGCGTGAACGGGTGAGGAGGGGACTCAAAGTTGTATTCTTCATTATTCAGGCGACTTTTGAAGTTGATATCAAAGTGTAAATAGGTCAGAAAATAACattgataaaacaaatcaatctTTCAAATGAGTTTCAGGTCAGGTTTAACATATTTGGATGAATTACGAGAtccaaaatacacattttgcTCACTTTGGACCTTCCTAACTTTTCAGTAAAgtaaagatgaataaaaaaacaatgctttttttattcttacaAACTTATCTTATTATGAGACATTCAATCACTGGATCTTATTCGGGGATGAAACAACGTGAAACTGTCAAAGGGTAAAAGTTCTATTTGGTGAAGCTGTAAACAAATCTCACACAATCTCACTGAAATGTGACCCTGACTCCACACTGCCACAGCAAAAGCCCAAAAGACTGGGAACCACTGGTTTAATCTTAACCAAtatgttgaattaaaaaaagccTATTGTATTATATCACTTATGCAACATCTTCATGTTATAAGTAAATAGCAGTGAAAGCTGTCAGATAATGGTAGTGAAATAGAATATACAGTGTGACATTTCCCTCTGAAATGTTTTGGAGCGCAAGTGtaaaaaaacagataaagaaGCATAAAATGGAAACACTCAAGTAAAGTAAATGTAGCTCACTTAAGTAGAGTACTTTGATGAATTTACTTAGTTATTCGGACATTCATTTAGCTCCTAGCAGTAATGAATGGGTCTGGACGCAAGTATGAAATGTTCTGACAGTGTTCACGATGCATTTCAATTTGGCTTTAACGCGAACTATACTGTGTATCTAGTATATTTATCAAATAACTCATACTGTTGGTGGTTCAATCTCTTGCTCCTGCTGTTTACAAAGGAATGTATCTGAATGTAGGTAATTGATGATTTAGAATAATAGAGTCTGTACTGTCCCCATGTGGCCATGACAGAAAACAGCAACTGGTCTACCCACTGAACGACTCCTGTCTTTAACTAAGACCGGCTGACTCTTCTGGAATTCAGCTGAAGTCTCTAAGTTCATCTGTGAGGATGTCTTGGTTCTAaggaatacaaattataaattgtctgctgctgtttcatCTGGTGAGATTAGTTTGATAATGTCTGCATCGTCACAGCCTCCAAATATTACATGCTGCTCACACAGAATTAGACAgttatattatttaattcacataaacaattattaatttaaaactTAAGAATCTTAATTGGGAAACTAGACATAAATAACAAGTACACTGAATCTGGGGtgtactttttcaaaataaagtatcCAATACATTCATGTCCTTCAGGGAAAGTGTGTGTCGGTGATTTAACTAGTCAGTGGATCATTTCTTTTTGCCTTTCCCTTTTTTgcccttcttttttttgcccTTGTTCTTCAAGTCTCTGCGGATGCTGTAGCCTCTCCACCACGCTTGGGCGATAACAGCAGCTTTGgtcttcagctccagctccttcatctcctcctgtctcttctcctctgccaGCCGATGCTTCTCTACGATCTTGTCGTACTCTACTTCAAGGATAGAGAAGGGTTCCTTCAgcttcctcagctcctcctccatcctttcACAGTCAATTTCATTCAGCTCCAGGTCGGCCTGAGAGACGTGATGGTGGCAAGTGCAAGGACGGAAAAGACAGAATAAGCTAGATGAGAGGTCTGACCAAAGAAAGCGAGTGTTAAGCCAGCAAGCAGCTAGCAGCACGGACATCCTGTATGCTAAATGAAAAGTTGTTGTGCATGCTAATATTTGATGTTAAGCCAACAtggtttctttatgtttttgtgcTATAGTTTTCACAGTGACTTGGGGGAGAAATCCATGATAAACCAGAATCACATACTCCACGTGTCTGCCCGTGCTTCAGGGGAATTAccctttgtatttttcctttggaTACTTTATGAGGCCGGAGTTTGTACCTGCTTCTCTGCCATGTCACTGTCAAACTGTCGGAGCAAATACTCGATTTCTGTCTCCAGTCTGTCGTTTTTCTgcaaaggaagaaaaacaataggagatgatgttgtttttttaatgaaacctTTATATTTTAGATCAACATGAAACTTTTTCTGGAAACGTTAGATTATCTAAACTTACCTCTTGGAGtgctctctctgcctgtttgttttcacGGAGCAAACTGTCTCTCTGGCTGCTCCGTTGATTAACGTCCTGCTGCATACTGGCTTGTTTCTCTGATATTTCCAGCTGAAACGTTCCATATTCGGGTGAAATGAACACTTTTTGTGCTGCTGTTATTATGTTGTCCAGAGATTGCTGCACATCTTTGATCTCCTCATTTTTCTGAGAAATCTGCGACGGAAACAGAAGCACAGCACAAAGTCAGATACGACGATGGTTGATGAGTAACTtttattctttgtctttttttcaactTCCGGTCTGGTGCCTTACCTTTGCATCTATTGCCTTTATGGCTGCAGCTACCTCTTCCTCCACTGGAGCCTTGTGCACCTGACTGTGGGCAGGGGATGAAGATGACGGCTTGTAGAGGACCAGCTGTTGCTCCTCATGCACACTGGTCAGCAACCTGTCGACCATTTGGCTGTGAAACATCTTAAGCCCAGTGATTAGTTTAACCTCACTCTCCCCTGCTTCCACACCTCGCTCTGCCCTGAAAACAGGAATGGCGTCTGGATACGACCGTAGAAACCTGAGCAGATCCTTGACAGAGTCCTTAATGTCCCTCTCAAGCCGTGTGTTTGctctcttcctttcttctccatcttctccctctgcctccttctCGTGACCgtcttgtgtttctctctccaggCTTTCAGCTAACAGTCGGTGCTTTTCAAGTGCCCTGTTCAACTTCTCATCCACAATGCTAGAAGCGCTGTTGAAGTGGAGGATAGCAGGCAGAGTTACAACAATCTCAATTTGACTGATGCGATGTTCCAGTACTCTTGAGATGGGCTGAGCCTCAACAGAGAGAGGGATTGCCTCAGACAGGTCATGGGTTTTTAGCCGATCCTTCGATTGGGTCTTTGCGTTTGTTGTTGCCAACACTGCTCCAGTTTTTGCAGACATAATGATTGGGAAGATCCCAAGTTCCTGTGGAAATTGAGAGAAAACAACACGCAAAATGGAAATGACAAAATGCCATTGATATTCAAATAGGCCACTTTAAAAGACACTATAGAAAGTTCAAATGTACTACAAGGACTAGTGTCAATCTCAAGTCTCTCTTCAAAGGAGACTATAAGGAAAGATCAATGGTACCACAAAGACTATGGGAACTTTATGGATGACATCATTTTGGTGATGTAAGAAATTTATGACAATCCGGTTTGGTACATTCCACATCATGTGTACCGTGTCCACAGCCGACAGGTCCCCCGCGGGCTATGGTGGTGCACGTGCATTACTACCAGACGAAGGAGCAGATGCTGCGGATGTCGAGTGAGAAAGGGCAGTGGAAATACCGAGGAGCTAATATCAGCTTTTACCCCGATCTCAGCGCGGACTTACTACGTAGAAGAACCGCGTTCCTCCCAGTCAAGATACAGCTTCGGGGGGCAGGAGTGAAGTTCTCTCTGCTACATCCAGCAAGGCTCCGGTTCTTTTTAAATGGAAAGAAATACGAGTTTGAAAATCCAGCCGAAGCGTCTGCTTTTGTCAAGTCCAAGATTCTACCAGCGGTGACATCAGAAAACGACGGAGAGTGATGGTAAGTAGGCTCACTACAGACAGTAAAAGACTGTGACAATGTAATGGAACTTTATAATATCTACTGCCCTGTCTTctaattttatttctttttaattattattattataatatatatattttatttttttacggGCTAATACTATAAAATTAACGTTCAATGGCCTGCTTGTAGAAGATGGGAGGACAATATTACCTCCTTCATATTAGTTGGACTTGTTTTCACCTAGGCACAAAATCAGAAGCTTTAAATGTTTCTCTGAGTTTTATGGCTAAATGTGTATAGCCTTGTGACAAATACCAGATAGATGTCTTATCAAAGGAGGTAAACAACATAATAATTGACTGTTTAAACGTGTTTCGTTATCTTATGTTAGGAGGAGGAGAGTTAGGTGCAAGCGATGTTTAGCTAATATGCACCTTTTTGCACCTGTTTTTTGGGGTATTAATGCACTTAGGTTGGGTAAgtgctgggggagggggggaagcaTCCTCTtaacttttttgtctttttgaaatgtacatgtcgcatctttttgttttttgaatgtcTTACTCTTATCATCTATGGCCATCCTTTTTTATTGTGACACCCTTTATACTACACAGAGCAATGTTGTGTCGTCCTGCCTTATATATGCTATTACAGCACAACTCTGTAAAGTATGAGTAGAGTCAGGAATAGTGGTAGAAAAGTGAAGCTCATCTCTTGGAATGTGAAATCCCTGAATCACCCTGTAAAGAGGAACAATACTGGCACATTTAGGTCAACTTGGGGTAGGGGTAGCCTTCCTCCAAGAGACATACTTATGAAGTGCAGATGTTTTAGGTATTGAGAGGAGTTGGGTGGGGAAAGTCTATCATTCCAAGTTCAACGCGGGGGCCAGGGGCGCAGCTATTCTTATACACAAAAGTGTCACCTTTGATGAATCAGATAATTGCAGACTTTATCAAAAGCGGATTCACCTATAGACTGAGTTTGATCTAGCCTCTacctcagcagcagagcagctgttactaaaacatttgttttatgagTTTGGCGACAAAGCAGGCCGGCTTCTCGCTCACCAAGCCAAACTGCAGCCTCATGCCAGATAACTCAAATTAAGACCACCTCGGGTTCAGTGACCACAGACCACAAGGAGATTAATGATGCCTTTGTAGCGTTTTATACAAACTTATACTCGTCTGAATATGATGATGAGGCTTCAGATTCAGAGTCGTTTTTTCGAAATGTGAACCTACCAACCCTTGAGGACTCCCAGAAAGATGCAGATGATTCCCCCTGACGCTGGAGGTGGTTTGTGATGCCATTAAATATATGCAATCTGGAATATCCCCTGGACCAGGCGGGTTCTCAGTGGAATTCTTTAAGAAATTTACAGAAGACTTATCCCCAATACTACTATCTATGTTTAATGATTCATTTTCAATTGGCTGTCTCCCTGAAACCCTGAACCAAGCCTCTATCTGTCTCCTACCTAAAAGGGGCAAAGACCCCTTGTTGTGCGGGTCATACAGACCgacagaggtgtcaaaagtattcccattcattactcaagtagaagtatagatactagggtttaaaaatacttttgtagAAGTTTAAGAGCATTAACATGCGTTTCATGAAGCGGAAGACATAATAACGAGTTGCCAATAAGTATTGTAAttcagtggaatgttatcaataacctttattggaaGAGACTTGAGACCTTTGGACTAAAtcctgtatgtacaacaacactaccgataggctttgttcagccgcaaaagcagcaggttctcaaagttatttgagcctatgcatgctctacgtggcctgaagatgagccctgcaacactaaacagtctttcacaggctgctgaggccctgccctttgtacacaccgcccgtcgctactaccgattggatggtttagtgaggtcctcggatcggctgCGCAGGAGTCGGAAACGGTCCGAGAAGgcgatcaaacttgactatctagagcaggggtgtccaaactacggcccgcaggccatctgcggcccgccatccattttgaattggcccgcctcaaacaaaaaatttgaaaaaaaaaattgaaaaaaaaaaaaaaaaatttttttatttacaaaccAACAATTTAGTAGTActttaatggcacttacttatagcactttgtagtttagctctatttttgaatatattgtactttcttgattcttgttgttctggggttGTACCCCTGAATCGGCTTATTGTAAGtcagttgctttggataaaggcgtcagctaaatgaaaggtaatgtgatggagtatagcccactgtattgcagttgtccctcagaacgcagccaaacccccccccccccaactgtcaacagtccgctccagggcaggggggcgtggcgccgtgagtggcccggaccttcgtatttttttctatatgtggccctcgggataaaaagtttggacacccctgatctagaggaagtaaaagtcgtaacaaggtctccgtaggtgaacctgcggaaggatcattaccggtacaGCCGGATTCGACTGCATGGCACCCAAACCCCCCCACAGGTGCTTAGGGTCTCGCGCTGCACCCCAGGGCCAGCGTGTCTCACGAGGCCGGGGTTCTGTTGGTGTGGCACGCGAGTGATCTcccacctaccccccccccccccccaactccttctatttttctttctcctccacttcgTCTGAGCACTGTCCACGACCGTGCGGTGCCTCCTTCTCCGCTCTTCCACCCCCCTCCGTGCGCCTTTGCCGGCCTGCTCCGATGGCCGACGGACCTGACAGCGAGGCGCCacagcggaggggggggggggggcttatgcTGTGAGGACGGTGCCGCACGCCgcagctctggctttgctctcctccttttcggaACCCTCCGGTGCGGTTGTGTGGTGGCCTCGGCCTGGCCGTGCACCCAACTCAAACTCTCCTCGTTCGAGGGgggtttaatgtttttttgtgtgtgcatttgaaCGATGACAAACCGGAATGAAACAAGCCAAAATTAGTAAGTAAcgaggctatttttaaaatgtaaggagtagaaagtacagatatttgcgtgaaaatgtaaggagtagaagtaaaaagtcgtctgaaaaataaatactccagtaaagtatagatacccaaaatgtctacttaagtaaggtaacgaagtatttgtacttcgttacttgacacctctgCAGACCGATTTCCCTTCTAAATGTGGACTGTAAAATTCTCGCTGCTACCTGACCAAACCGGTTTTATCCGAGGCAGACATTCCTATTCTAATATCCGTAGGCTCTTCGATATTATATATACCACCCGTTATGTAGAATTTTGCTGGAAATGTTGTGCAACAAAGCTCACAGACACGACCTGTGTGGATGTCTGTTGGTTTTACGGAAAATAGCGTTTTGGTATCTGCTGTCGTTTCGTTATTTAAGAGTAGTTTGATTTTGTCTGCAACATCACAACATACAAATATTACACATTTCTTACAAAGAATTAGAAAGCAGCAAATATTAGTTTATACATGAGAgactttattgaaaaacaaaacataaatgaCAAGTAACTTAATCTGGAATAAAACGATATCTGCTCAAAAGGCTTCTCTAAATAAATCATGCGAAACATGCCCTTCAGGTAGAGTGTGGGTTAGTGATGAAACTAGTCAGCGGTTCATTTCATTTTCCCTTTGCCTTTTTTGCCCTTATTTTTTCCCTTGTTCTTCAAGGCCTTGCGGGTGCTGTAGCCTCTCCACCACGCTTGGGCGAAAATCGCAGCTTTGgtcttcagctccagctccttcatctcctccagtctcttctcctctgccaGCCGACGCCTCTCTATGATCTGGTCGTACTCTCTCTCTAGGACAGAGAAGGGTTCCTTCTgcttcctcagctcctcctcctccctttcacACTCAATTTCATTCAGCTCCAGTTCGGCCTGAGAGACATGATGGCAGGTGGCAGGTGTGAGAATGAAAaagagataaagaaaataaatataaaaaataatgaaagaatAAGTTCGATGAGAAAACTGAcccaagaaaataaatgttacttaaCATAGACAGGCCCAATTGGTGTTGGCTCatttcacagaaactgaaatctTGAAAAGAATAATCCATTTAGCTGATGATATAAATACTCTGATGGTATGCTAAAGCTAAACCaattacacagacacagacacacagacagatagatagatagatagatagatagatagatagatagatagacacatagatagatatacagatagatagatagatagatagatagatagatagatagatagatagatagacagacagacagacagacatagatctatagatatagatagatatatagatagatcaAACTGCATTGGTTGAAGGCTCTTAAGAATGCAAGTTATACAAATTTGAATACAAATGTATACTATACACTATACAAAATTTATGTTGCCTGAGTGTGTACCTGCTTCTCTGCCATGTCACTGTCAAACCTTTGGAGCAAATACTCGATTTCCGCCTccactttttcatttttctgcaaaggaagaaaaaaataggagatgatgatgttttatttgatgaaaACGTAATATCAACATGAAACTTTTTCTGGAAAACTTTAAATGAACTAAAATTACCTCTTGGAGtgctctctctgcctgtttgttttcacGGAGCAAATTGTTGAGCTGATTGTTCAGTGGATCAACTTCCTGCTGCATACTGGCTTGTTTCTCTGATAAATGTGGCTGACACTTCTTGTATGTGGGTGAAATGTGCAGTTTTTGTGGCTTGTTCGCGTCCAGGGACTCCTGCAATTTTTCGATCTCCACATTTttctgagaaatct
The genomic region above belongs to Pleuronectes platessa chromosome 4, fPlePla1.1, whole genome shotgun sequence and contains:
- the iqcd gene encoding dynein regulatory complex protein 10, with translation MSSKEATVAETKTKLKDRLKNPDLSEAIPLSVEAQPISRVLEHRISQIEIVVTLPAILRFNSASSVVDEKLNRALEKHRLLAERLDRETQDGLEKEAKDEDGEERKRANTRLERDIKDSVKDLLRFLQSHPDAIPVFRAERGVEAGESEVKLITGLKMFHSQMVDRLLTSVHEEQQLVLYKPLSSSPAHSQVHKAPVEEEVAAAIKAIDAKISQKNVEIEKLQESLDANKPQKLHISPTYKKCQPHLSEKQASMQQEVDPLNNQLNNLLRENKQAERALQEKNEKVEAEIEYLLQRFDSDMAEKQAELELNEIECEREEEELRKQKEPFSVLEREYDQIIERRRLAEEKRLEEMKELELKTKAAIFAQAWWRGYSTRKALKNKGKNKGKKGKGKELGIFPIIMSAKTGAVLATTNAKTQSKDRLKTHDLSEAIPLSVEAQPISRVLEHRISQIEIVVTLPAILHFNSASSIVDEKLNRALEKHRLLAESLERETQDGHEKEAEGEDGEERKRANTRLERDIKDSVKDLLRFLRSYPDAIPVFRAERGVEAGESEVKLITGLKMFHSQMVDRLLTSVHEEQQLVLYKPSSSSPAHSQVHKAPVEEEVAAAIKAIDAKISQKNEEIKDVQQSLDNIITAAQKVFISPEYGTFQLEISEKQASMQQDVNQRSSQRDSLLRENKQAERALQEKNDRLETEIEYLLRQFDSDMAEKQADLELNEIDCERMEEELRKLKEPFSILEVEYDKIVEKHRLAEEKRQEEMKELELKTKAAVIAQAWWRGYSIRRDLKNKGKKKKGKKGKGKKK